AGGTCGACGACCCGGTGGGCATGAGCGGACATTGGACGATACAAGCCTCTGCCGTTCATTGACCGGCGTCAGTGCCCGCTTCGGCGCGCAGCACCAGATGGACCAGTTGCGCCACCGACCGACAATCGAGTTTCTCCAGGCAGCGCGCACGATGCAGTTCGATCGTGCGTTCGCTGATGCCGAGTTCGGCGGCGATCACCTTGTTGGCCTCACCGAGTACCAGATGGCGCATGACCTCGTGCTCGCGTGCGGTCAGTCGGGACAGCCTGTCGCGCAGGGCGGTGGCTTCGTGCTGCCGGCCGCGGCACTCGCGGTCGCGCTGCAAGGCGGCATTGACGCGGTCCAGCAGAAACTGGTCGTTGAACGGTTTCTGGATGAAGTCGAAGGCGCCGCGTTTCATCGCCCGCACCGCCATCGGCACGTCGCCGTGGCCGGTGAGGATGATCACCGGCAGGGTGATGCTCCTGGCGATCAGGCGCTCGTGAAGATCGAGCCCGGACAGCCCTGGCATGCGCACGTCCAGCAACAGGCAGCCGCCCTGCTCGGGCGTGGCCGCGTCCAGAAACTCCAGCGCGTTGCCATAGCAGCGCGAGTCCAGCCCGGCCGAGGCCAGCAGCATGCGCAGACCGCTGCGCACGGCCTCGTCGTCATCGACGACGAACACCACCGGGGTCTGCTGCATCATGTCAACTGCACCTGCGGCAGCAGGAATTGCAGCCGTGCACTGCCGCTGTCGCTGACTTCGGCCGCAATGTGGCCATCATGCGTTTCGATGATCGAACGGCAGATCGAAAGGCCCTGTCCCAGTCCGTCCGGCTTGGTCGTGAAATAGGCATCGAACAGACGCGCCGGGTCCAGACCGACGAAACCGGGACCGCTGTCCTGCACGCAGAAACGGATCGCCGGCGCCTCGCGCCATTGCGCACTTGAGGTGTACAGCGTGACCCGGCGCTGTCCGGCGGGCGTCTGCGCCATCGCCTCGATGGCGTTGCGCACCAGATTGAACACCACCTGCTCGATCTGTACGCGGTCCATCTGCGCGGTCGGCAGATCGTCCTCCAGTTGCAGGTCCACTTCGATCTGCGCCGCCTTGATCTCGTGCCCCACCAGCCACAGCACGTCGCGCACCACGGTATTGAGATCGTCCTCGCGGAAGGCCATTTCCCCCTTTCTGACGAAACTGCGCAGCCGCTTGATCACGTTCCCGGCGCGTTCGCCCTGGCGGGCTATCTGTTGCAGGGATTCGCGCATCAGCGCCTCGTCGGCGTGACCGCTGCCGAGCATGCGCAGGCAGGCCGAGGCATGGCTGATGATGGCGGTCAGCGGCTGATTGACCTCGTGCGCAAGGCCGGTCGCCATCTCGCCGAGCGCCGTCAGCCGCGATGTGTGCGCCAGCTCATTGAGCCGGCGGCGCCCTTCCGCCTCCACCGCCTTGCGGTCGGAAATATCACGGGTGATGCCAGTGAACAGCAGGCGCTCCGGCAGATGCACTGCCCCCACCGCGAGGTCCATCGGAAACACCGTGCCGTCCTTGCGCAAGCCTTCGACCTCGCGGCCGATGCCGATGATCCTGGCCTGCCCGGTGGACAGATAGTTCTTGATGTACTGGTCGTGATCGCGCCGATAGGGCTGCGGCATCAGCAGCTTGATGTTGCGCCCGATGACCTCGTCGGCGGCATAACCGAACATTCGTTCGGCGGCATGGTTGAAGCTCTCGACAATGCCGCGATCATCGATGGTGATGATGCCGTCCACCGCCGTATCCAGAATCGCCCGGTGACGTTCAAGGGCTTCGGCCAGCGCGGCGGTGTTTTGGGCTACGGGAGGGCTCATCCGTGCAAGGATGCCACAGCCTTCCCGGCAGTCGAAGCCGGCGCGAGCCTTCAGAGCCTGTGAACGGTGCCGGGCGCTTCAGGCCAGCCTGGAGTAGCGCGTCGCCGGCACTTCGGCGCGCCCGAGATGGGCGTCGAAGACCATCGCCACCACACGCAGCAGGCTGCGCCCCGCTTCCGAGACCCGCAGGCCCCATGGCCCACATTCGAGCCAGGTCTGCGCCGGATCAAGCGCCCGCAGGCGTTCCAGCTCCGGCGCGAAGCGGCCGGACGGCAACTCCGAGAAATCGGCCTCGCCTCGGCACATGATCGACTCGATGACGGCGGCGCGAAGCCGGTCCTCGTCGGTGAGACGATAGCCGCGCGCGACCGGATAATGTCCGGTATCGACTGCCAGACGGTAGCCTTGCTCGGTCGCCTCGTTCTGGGCATAGCAGCCGCCGAGCCTGGAAATGGCGCTGGCGCCCAAGCCCAGCAGCTCGCAGTCCGGCAGCGTCGAATAGCCCTGGAAATTGCGGTGCAGGCGACCGCCGGCAAAGGCGCGCGCCAGCTCGTCACCCGGCAGGGCGTAGTGGTCCAGACCGATCGCGACGTAGCCGGCCTGACACAGACGCTGATGGATGCGTTCCCGCAGCCACTGGCGCTGGGTCTGGTTCGGCAGCGTTTGTTCGTCGATCGCACGTTGCGCCGGAAAGCGGGCCGGCAGGTGCGCATAGTGATACGCCGCCACGCGATCGGGCCGCTGCGCCAGCACGAAATCCAGCGTGGCTTCGAAGCGCGCCGGCGACTGCATCGGCAGGCCGTAGACCAGATCGTAGTTGAGACTGGAAAAACCCGCCTGTCGCGCGGCGGCGGTGAGTTCGGCCAGGTGATCGCTGCTCTGCCGACGGTTGATCGCCGTCTGCACCACCGCGTCGACATCCTGCACGCCGAACGACAGGCGATTGAAGCCGAGTTCGCGCCAGACGTCGATGTCATCAACCGTCGCCAGGCGCGGATCGACTTCCATCGAGCATTCCAGCCGTTCGTCCGGGGCGAAGCGGAACCGGTTGCGCAAGGCCTCCAGCAATACGGCGAGCTCCCCGGTCGTCAGGCTGTTCGGCGTGCCGCCGCCCAAGTGCAGTTGCAGCACTTCGGGCGGCGGCTGCATCAGACGCGCCTGCATTTCGATCTCGTGCAGCAGGGATTCCAGATAGCCGCGGATGCGCGTGCGCGAACGCGAGATCACACGGTTGCAGCCGCAATAGAAGCAGTTGCTGGCACAGAACGGAATGTGCACGTACAGCGACAGGGCCTCGCCGCCGCGCGCCGAGGCGCGGACCGCCTGACACCAGTCGGCCACGCCGAAACGGGTATCGAAGGCCAGGGCCGTGGGATACGAGGTGTAGCGCGGACCGCGCATTTCCCGCGCGAGCAAGTCGGCTGGCAGCGCGGCGGACGAAGTGGGTTCAGCGGTGGTCATCGGCGTTCCTGATTGCGGCCGCAAGCCTGGGCCGGCCTCGCGTCCCGCGCATTGATCCGGGTCAAGCACAGCCGCATCACGGGCTTGCGCTTGATGCCGGTCAATGCGGCCGCGCCTGAGGTACCGGACCCTGTTACGGACTTCAACTTACGCGCGCTTCAAGAGACCCCGACCCATGAGCAAGAACTATCGCAGCATCACGCATGACGTTTCCAAGTCGCTGGCGAAGCTTCGCGGGGACATGCCGGAGGTCATGAAAGGCTTCGGCGCCCTGGCGCAGGCCGCCGGCAAGGACGGCGCACTGGACGCCAAGACCAAGGAACTGATCGCACTGGCCCTGGGCGTGGCCGCGCACTGCGACGCCTGCATCGGCTTCCACACCCAGGCGCTGATCAAGCACGGCACTACGCGCGCGGAGTTCGAGGAAACCCTGGGCATGGCGGTCTACATGGGCGGCGGTCCCTCGCTGATGTATGCGGCCGACGCCCTGGCGGCCTACGAGGAACTGAGCGCTTCAGGTTGAGGGATTGACCGCCGTCAATGTCCGCCCGCCGCCCTGAACCGACACTCAACGCCGAACCCGTACCCGAGAGCTTCTTCGTGTCTCATCCCACTACCGCGAGCGTCGTCCACTACGACGACGAGGTCGTCCGCCGCTTCGCCCTGACCACGGTGCTCTGGGGCATCGTCGGCATGTCGGTCGGCGTGCTCATCGCAGCGCAACTGCTGTGGCCGGCGCTGAACTTCG
This region of Banduia mediterranea genomic DNA includes:
- a CDS encoding response regulator transcription factor, which translates into the protein MMQQTPVVFVVDDDEAVRSGLRMLLASAGLDSRCYGNALEFLDAATPEQGGCLLLDVRMPGLSGLDLHERLIARSITLPVIILTGHGDVPMAVRAMKRGAFDFIQKPFNDQFLLDRVNAALQRDRECRGRQHEATALRDRLSRLTAREHEVMRHLVLGEANKVIAAELGISERTIELHRARCLEKLDCRSVAQLVHLVLRAEAGTDAGQ
- a CDS encoding two-component system sensor histidine kinase NtrB, with product MSPPVAQNTAALAEALERHRAILDTAVDGIITIDDRGIVESFNHAAERMFGYAADEVIGRNIKLLMPQPYRRDHDQYIKNYLSTGQARIIGIGREVEGLRKDGTVFPMDLAVGAVHLPERLLFTGITRDISDRKAVEAEGRRRLNELAHTSRLTALGEMATGLAHEVNQPLTAIISHASACLRMLGSGHADEALMRESLQQIARQGERAGNVIKRLRSFVRKGEMAFREDDLNTVVRDVLWLVGHEIKAAQIEVDLQLEDDLPTAQMDRVQIEQVVFNLVRNAIEAMAQTPAGQRRVTLYTSSAQWREAPAIRFCVQDSGPGFVGLDPARLFDAYFTTKPDGLGQGLSICRSIIETHDGHIAAEVSDSGSARLQFLLPQVQLT
- the hemN gene encoding oxygen-independent coproporphyrinogen III oxidase — its product is MTTAEPTSSAALPADLLAREMRGPRYTSYPTALAFDTRFGVADWCQAVRASARGGEALSLYVHIPFCASNCFYCGCNRVISRSRTRIRGYLESLLHEIEMQARLMQPPPEVLQLHLGGGTPNSLTTGELAVLLEALRNRFRFAPDERLECSMEVDPRLATVDDIDVWRELGFNRLSFGVQDVDAVVQTAINRRQSSDHLAELTAAARQAGFSSLNYDLVYGLPMQSPARFEATLDFVLAQRPDRVAAYHYAHLPARFPAQRAIDEQTLPNQTQRQWLRERIHQRLCQAGYVAIGLDHYALPGDELARAFAGGRLHRNFQGYSTLPDCELLGLGASAISRLGGCYAQNEATEQGYRLAVDTGHYPVARGYRLTDEDRLRAAVIESIMCRGEADFSELPSGRFAPELERLRALDPAQTWLECGPWGLRVSEAGRSLLRVVAMVFDAHLGRAEVPATRYSRLA
- a CDS encoding carboxymuconolactone decarboxylase family protein; translation: MSKNYRSITHDVSKSLAKLRGDMPEVMKGFGALAQAAGKDGALDAKTKELIALALGVAAHCDACIGFHTQALIKHGTTRAEFEETLGMAVYMGGGPSLMYAADALAAYEELSASG